The Streptomyces sp. NBC_01255 genome window below encodes:
- a CDS encoding carbohydrate ABC transporter permease yields MTAPSTTEVPPLPARRDAPAAPVPRPRRSRPSRAGRTLHAGPVAYAILIVAVLVSAFPFYWTLVAASRSNADLAQVPPSLVPGPHLIRNFEAVLEEADIGKALLNSLIVSGSITLGTVLCCTLAGFAFAKLRFRGRGALLALTVGTMMIPPQLGVIPLFMMIAELGWVNQLQSVILPGLVSAFGVFFMRQYLVQTLPDELIEAARVDGASTARIFWSIVVPIARPGMAVLGLLTFMAAWNDFFWPIVALTSSEPTVQVALRQLGGGYVHDQSVIMAGTLLGTLPVLLVFGLLGRQIVGGIMQGAVKG; encoded by the coding sequence ATGACCGCGCCGAGCACCACCGAGGTCCCGCCCCTTCCGGCGCGGCGCGACGCACCGGCCGCCCCGGTGCCCCGGCCCCGGCGCAGCCGCCCCTCGCGGGCGGGCCGCACCCTGCACGCGGGGCCCGTCGCCTACGCGATCCTGATCGTCGCCGTCCTGGTCTCGGCCTTCCCGTTCTACTGGACGCTCGTCGCGGCGAGCCGTTCCAACGCCGACCTGGCGCAGGTCCCGCCGTCCCTGGTGCCCGGCCCGCACCTGATCCGCAACTTCGAGGCCGTGCTCGAAGAGGCGGACATCGGCAAGGCGTTGCTGAACTCCCTCATCGTCTCCGGTTCGATCACCCTCGGCACCGTGCTGTGCTGCACGCTCGCCGGCTTCGCCTTCGCCAAGCTCCGGTTCCGCGGCCGGGGTGCGCTGCTCGCGCTCACCGTGGGCACCATGATGATCCCGCCCCAGCTCGGCGTGATCCCGCTGTTCATGATGATCGCCGAGCTCGGGTGGGTGAACCAGCTCCAGTCGGTGATCCTGCCGGGCCTCGTCTCCGCGTTCGGCGTGTTCTTCATGCGGCAGTACCTGGTCCAGACGCTGCCGGACGAGCTGATCGAGGCGGCCCGGGTCGACGGCGCGTCCACCGCCCGGATCTTCTGGTCGATCGTGGTGCCGATCGCCCGGCCCGGCATGGCGGTGCTCGGGCTGCTGACCTTCATGGCCGCCTGGAACGACTTCTTCTGGCCGATCGTCGCCCTCACCTCCTCCGAGCCGACCGTCCAGGTCGCGCTGCGCCAGCTCGGCGGCGGCTACGTCCACGACCAGTCCGTGATCATGGCGGGCACGTTGCTCGGCACCCTGCCGGTGCTGCTGGTCTTCGGCCTGCTCGGCCGGCAGATCGTCGGCGGCATCATGCAGGGCGCGGTCAAGGGCTGA
- a CDS encoding GH1 family beta-glucosidase — MTALDARPDSPTALRFPPGFRWGTATAAYQIEGAAAEDGRTPSVWDTFSRTPGRVRNGDTGDIAADHYHRLDEDIALMRRLGVTDYRFSVAWPRVVPTGRGPVNTKGLDFYRRLVDGLLEAGIRPVATLYHWDLPQELEDGGGWPARETAYRFAEYAGVMAEALGDRVATWTTLNEPWCAAFLGYGNGVHAPGHTDALASLRAAHHLNLAHGLAARVLRGALPDSAEVSLTLNLHAVRARSESPEDRDAARRIDAVGNRIFLDPVFHGRLPEDLVRDTAGITDWSFVEDGDLATAAAPIDSLGINYYSPAVVAAGSSESPSPWAGAERHVRFEPAPGPRTAMDWPVDADGLYELLVRLRDELPGVPLVVTENGAAYDDYADPSGNVKDPERVAYLHAHLAAVHRALADGADVRGYFLWSLLDNFEWAYGYSKRFGIVHVDFATQRRTLKDSARWYADVITRGGLGG; from the coding sequence ATGACCGCGCTCGACGCTCGCCCCGACAGCCCGACCGCTCTCCGGTTCCCGCCGGGTTTCCGCTGGGGCACCGCCACGGCGGCGTACCAGATCGAGGGTGCCGCAGCCGAGGACGGCCGCACGCCGTCCGTCTGGGACACCTTCAGCCGCACCCCCGGCAGGGTGCGCAACGGCGACACCGGTGACATCGCCGCCGACCACTACCACCGGCTCGACGAGGACATCGCCCTGATGCGGCGGCTCGGCGTCACCGACTACCGCTTCTCCGTCGCCTGGCCGCGAGTGGTGCCCACCGGTCGCGGGCCGGTCAACACCAAGGGGCTCGACTTCTACCGGCGGCTCGTCGACGGCCTCCTCGAGGCCGGGATCCGGCCCGTGGCGACGCTCTACCACTGGGACCTGCCCCAGGAGCTGGAGGACGGCGGCGGCTGGCCGGCGCGGGAGACCGCGTACCGCTTCGCCGAATACGCGGGCGTCATGGCGGAGGCGCTCGGCGACCGGGTGGCGACCTGGACCACGCTCAACGAGCCCTGGTGCGCCGCCTTCCTCGGTTACGGCAACGGCGTGCACGCCCCGGGGCACACCGACGCCCTCGCCTCGCTGCGCGCCGCTCACCACCTCAACCTGGCCCACGGTCTTGCGGCGCGGGTGCTGCGCGGGGCGCTGCCCGACTCGGCGGAGGTGTCGCTGACGCTCAACCTGCATGCGGTTCGGGCCCGTTCGGAGTCGCCCGAGGACAGGGACGCGGCCCGCCGGATCGATGCCGTCGGCAACCGGATCTTCCTCGACCCGGTCTTCCACGGCCGGCTCCCCGAGGACCTGGTCCGCGACACGGCCGGGATCACGGACTGGTCCTTCGTCGAGGACGGGGACCTGGCGACGGCGGCCGCGCCGATCGACTCGCTGGGCATCAACTACTACTCCCCCGCCGTCGTCGCGGCGGGCAGCTCCGAGTCCCCCTCGCCGTGGGCGGGCGCCGAGCGGCACGTACGGTTCGAGCCGGCCCCCGGGCCGCGCACGGCCATGGACTGGCCGGTGGACGCGGACGGGCTGTACGAGCTCCTCGTCCGGCTGCGGGACGAACTGCCGGGCGTCCCCCTGGTGGTGACGGAGAACGGCGCGGCGTACGACGACTACGCCGACCCGTCGGGGAACGTGAAGGACCCCGAGCGGGTGGCCTATCTGCACGCGCACCTGGCGGCGGTGCACCGCGCCCTCGCGGACGGGGCGGACGTGCGCGGCTACTTCCTGTGGTCGCTCCTCGACAACTTCGAGTGGGCGTACGGCTACAGCAAGCGGTTCGGCATCGTGCACGTGGACTTCGCCACGCAGCGCCGGACGCTCAAGGACAGCGCCCGCTGGTACGCGGACGTGATCACCCGGGGCGGTCTCGGCGGCTGA
- a CDS encoding glycosyl hydrolase yields the protein MPAPRTRLTPRSRPSPRTRPVAVLALVSALAALGLGPAAAPAAAATVPVGAGSHSDTRPAGTSGPTTNTGAPVTPKVTAAAQGKPVPTNDWWSSLAFQRYGDNPYSTPMYGHPLTYQATAGGLDIGYPTSAAVVGDGRQYEYAHKRDLTLGLTGLNSPDTKADAWSDWTVTPYWSDGARTLRTTIGHGMPFVYAKGTGGDARITTATAPTVFADQGNVLGITVAGHHYALFSPTGTDWNVSGSTITAGLGGKDYFSVAVLPSTDALATYRKYAYSFVTGSTVNWSYDAGTVRATYSLTTEAKEGAERGSLQALYRHQWLHTTDPLTPYTYVSPRGTMKVRESASFTTTQKAAATLPGLPGGAGVDTARLRGYLNEVANSSDPFSGAVDTYWTGKALGKLAQLVPLADQIGEGAIRDKLLGLMKGRLQDWFTAGGASEFSYDQAWKTLTGYPASYGSDTELNDHHFHYGYYVYAAAIVAQYDPAWAADSAWGSMVKTLVRDTANPSRTDGAYPFLRGFDVYAGHSWASGHQGFAAGNNQESSSESTNLSAALVLWGSATGDTALRDLGTYLLTTEGEAIAQYWFDADQQVFPAGFQHDTAGMVWGSGAAYSTWWTANPEEIHGINVLPVTGGSLHLGGHKDAVRRNIAELERENGGPAVEWRDILWEFQSFADPAAAKAKWDAGHAGYTPEAGESKAHTYHWLTTLDTLGAPDASVTGSLPTSAVFTKGTTRTYVAHNHGSTARTVTFSDGKSLSVPARSTATGNGTGGGTDPDPEPEPGTGNTFQLRTGGTLTTATGATAGSDTVLSAQGGNHDGTPNRPVVYEVKGVNGTLRAGGSTAFRLQLDAGTAVGLGQQARVSYDLTGDGTFERTETYHYFATDPVTGWEEYAQSRGLKSATGTLGNLTGGTVRLEVWSAIGNGDARVQTGTDRSVVVIPYD from the coding sequence ATGCCAGCCCCCCGCACCAGGCTCACTCCCCGCAGCCGTCCGTCCCCCCGCACCCGGCCGGTCGCCGTACTGGCCCTGGTCTCCGCCCTCGCCGCCCTGGGACTGGGCCCCGCCGCCGCTCCCGCGGCCGCCGCCACCGTCCCCGTGGGCGCCGGAAGCCACTCCGACACCCGCCCCGCCGGTACCTCCGGCCCCACCACGAACACCGGCGCACCGGTCACCCCCAAGGTCACCGCCGCCGCCCAGGGCAAGCCGGTGCCCACCAACGACTGGTGGTCCTCCCTCGCCTTCCAGCGCTACGGGGACAACCCGTACTCCACCCCCATGTACGGCCATCCGCTCACCTACCAGGCCACCGCCGGCGGCCTGGACATCGGCTACCCGACCAGCGCAGCCGTCGTCGGCGACGGCCGCCAGTACGAGTACGCCCACAAGCGCGACCTGACCCTCGGCCTCACCGGGCTCAACTCGCCCGACACCAAGGCCGACGCCTGGTCCGACTGGACGGTCACCCCCTACTGGTCCGACGGCGCGCGCACCCTGCGCACCACCATCGGCCACGGCATGCCCTTCGTGTACGCCAAGGGCACGGGCGGCGACGCCCGGATCACCACCGCCACCGCCCCCACCGTCTTCGCCGACCAGGGCAACGTCCTCGGGATCACCGTCGCGGGCCACCACTACGCCCTCTTCTCGCCCACCGGCACCGACTGGAACGTGTCCGGGTCCACCATCACCGCCGGCCTCGGCGGCAAGGACTACTTCTCCGTCGCCGTGCTGCCCTCCACGGACGCGCTCGCGACCTACCGCAAGTACGCGTACAGCTTCGTCACCGGATCCACGGTGAACTGGAGCTACGACGCGGGCACGGTCCGGGCCACCTACAGCCTCACCACCGAGGCGAAGGAGGGCGCCGAGCGCGGCTCCCTCCAGGCGCTCTACCGGCACCAGTGGCTGCACACCACCGACCCGCTCACCCCGTACACGTACGTCTCGCCCCGCGGCACGATGAAGGTCCGGGAGTCGGCCTCCTTCACCACCACCCAGAAGGCGGCCGCCACCCTGCCGGGCCTCCCGGGCGGCGCGGGCGTGGACACGGCCCGGCTGCGCGGCTATCTGAACGAGGTCGCGAACTCCTCCGACCCGTTCTCCGGCGCCGTCGACACGTACTGGACGGGCAAGGCCCTCGGCAAGCTCGCCCAGCTGGTGCCGCTCGCCGACCAGATCGGCGAGGGCGCGATCCGCGACAAGCTCCTCGGGCTCATGAAGGGGCGCCTCCAGGACTGGTTCACGGCCGGCGGAGCGAGCGAGTTCTCCTACGACCAGGCATGGAAGACCCTCACGGGCTACCCGGCCTCCTACGGCAGCGACACCGAACTCAACGACCACCACTTCCACTACGGCTACTACGTCTACGCGGCCGCGATCGTCGCCCAGTACGACCCGGCCTGGGCCGCCGACTCCGCCTGGGGCTCCATGGTGAAGACCCTGGTCCGCGACACCGCCAACCCCAGCCGCACCGACGGCGCCTACCCCTTCCTGCGCGGCTTCGACGTCTACGCCGGGCACAGCTGGGCCAGCGGCCACCAGGGCTTCGCCGCCGGAAACAACCAGGAGTCGTCCTCCGAGTCGACCAACCTCAGCGCGGCGCTCGTCCTGTGGGGCTCGGCCACCGGCGACACCGCGCTGCGCGACCTCGGCACGTACCTCCTCACCACGGAGGGCGAGGCCATCGCCCAGTACTGGTTCGACGCCGACCAGCAGGTCTTCCCCGCGGGCTTCCAGCACGACACGGCCGGCATGGTGTGGGGCAGCGGCGCCGCCTACTCGACCTGGTGGACCGCCAACCCCGAGGAGATCCACGGCATCAACGTCCTGCCTGTGACCGGCGGTTCACTCCACCTCGGCGGACACAAGGACGCCGTCCGGCGCAACATCGCCGAGCTGGAGCGCGAGAACGGCGGACCCGCCGTCGAATGGCGCGACATCCTCTGGGAGTTCCAGTCCTTCGCCGACCCGGCCGCCGCGAAGGCCAAGTGGGACGCGGGCCACGCCGGATACACCCCGGAGGCGGGGGAGTCCAAGGCCCACACCTACCACTGGCTCACGACCCTCGACACCCTCGGCGCCCCCGACGCCTCCGTCACCGGGTCGCTCCCCACCTCGGCCGTCTTCACCAAGGGCACGACGCGGACGTACGTGGCCCACAACCACGGCTCCACCGCCCGCACGGTCACCTTCTCCGACGGCAAGTCCCTGTCCGTGCCCGCGCGTTCCACCGCGACGGGCAACGGCACGGGCGGCGGCACGGACCCCGATCCCGAGCCGGAGCCCGGCACCGGGAACACCTTCCAGCTCCGCACCGGCGGCACGCTCACCACGGCCACCGGCGCCACGGCGGGCAGCGACACCGTCCTCTCGGCCCAGGGCGGCAACCACGACGGCACCCCGAACCGTCCGGTCGTCTACGAGGTCAAGGGAGTCAACGGCACGCTCAGGGCGGGCGGTTCCACCGCCTTCCGCCTCCAGCTCGACGCCGGCACGGCCGTCGGTCTGGGCCAGCAGGCCCGCGTCAGCTACGACCTCACCGGTGACGGCACCTTCGAACGGACGGAGACGTACCACTACTTCGCGACCGACCCGGTCACGGGCTGGGAGGAGTACGCCCAGTCCCGCGGCCTCAAGTCCGCCACCGGAACACTCGGCAACCTGACCGGCGGGACAGTCCGCCTTGAGGTGTGGAGCGCGATCGGGAACGGCGACGCGCGCGTCCAGACCGGCACGGACCGGTCCGTGGTCGTCATCCCGTACGACTGA
- a CDS encoding carbohydrate ABC transporter permease, with protein MTLTAPATPPPAPAPPHPLPTPRREPTVRRAWRKASPYAYIAPFFTLFAAFGVFPLIYTAYVSLYRVELQTPGDMEWRGLGNYTALLGDEFFWTALRNTFTIGVLSTVPQLVMALGLAHLLNYRMRGRTFLRTAILLPYATSVAAATLVFAQLFGRDFGLINYVLGVVGIAPVDWQTGTVASQIAVSTVVVWRWTGYNALIYLAGMQSIPDELYEAAAMDGASRWRQFLHVTLPGLRPTIVFTVVVSTIGATQLFGEPLLLEGSISGGISHQYQTLGLYMYEQGWGFFHLGRAAAIAWVMFLLIVVLVGVNALIARRRSRKEAGR; from the coding sequence GTGACCCTCACCGCACCCGCGACACCGCCGCCGGCGCCGGCACCGCCGCATCCCCTACCCACGCCCCGGCGGGAACCGACCGTCCGGCGGGCCTGGCGGAAGGCCTCGCCGTACGCCTACATCGCCCCGTTCTTCACCCTGTTCGCCGCCTTCGGCGTCTTCCCGCTGATCTACACGGCCTACGTCTCGCTCTACCGGGTCGAGCTCCAGACGCCCGGCGACATGGAGTGGCGGGGGCTCGGCAACTACACCGCGCTGCTCGGCGACGAGTTCTTCTGGACCGCGCTGCGCAACACCTTCACCATCGGCGTGCTCTCCACCGTGCCGCAGCTGGTCATGGCCCTCGGGCTCGCGCACCTCCTCAACTACCGCATGCGCGGCCGTACTTTCCTGCGGACCGCGATCCTCCTGCCGTACGCGACCTCGGTCGCCGCCGCCACCCTCGTCTTCGCCCAGCTCTTCGGGCGCGACTTCGGCCTGATCAACTACGTCCTCGGCGTCGTCGGCATCGCTCCCGTCGACTGGCAGACCGGGACGGTCGCCTCGCAGATCGCCGTCTCGACCGTCGTCGTCTGGCGCTGGACCGGCTACAACGCGCTGATCTACCTGGCCGGCATGCAGTCGATCCCCGACGAGCTGTACGAGGCGGCCGCGATGGACGGCGCCTCGCGCTGGCGCCAGTTCCTCCACGTCACGCTGCCCGGGCTGCGGCCCACCATCGTCTTCACCGTCGTCGTCTCCACCATCGGGGCGACCCAGCTGTTCGGGGAGCCCCTGCTGCTCGAAGGGTCGATCTCGGGCGGCATCTCGCACCAGTACCAGACGCTCGGTCTCTACATGTACGAGCAGGGCTGGGGCTTCTTCCACCTGGGCAGGGCCGCCGCCATCGCCTGGGTGATGTTCCTGCTCATCGTGGTGCTCGTCGGGGTCAACGCCCTGATAGCGCGCCGCCGTTCCCGCAAGGAGGCCGGCCGATGA
- a CDS encoding ABC transporter substrate-binding protein: MPIDRAARSTTVAVRLGAVVLSGALLAACGGSSDGAATDGAGGKVTITVDLFGSFGYKEAGLYAEYEKLHPGVTIKQTDTEDEADYWKSLQTRLAGGGGLADVQGIEVGRIASVTQQQADKFEDLKKYGADGLKGQFAEAKWAAATGKNGEVLGLGTDVGPEAMCYRKDLFAKAGLPTDREELAKRWSTWDGYLALGKQYKAKAPGKSAWLDSIGSLYSIMIGQEEERYYDASGKLIWEDNPALRAAWDHSVQAAEGGLSAELDQWSPQWNQAFAAGSFATIPCPAWMLGYIKGQAGESGKGKWDIAALPGGAGNWGGSYLAVPKAAQHKKEAYELIKWLTAPEQQTRLFEKQGNFPSSTGAIEKVAAATDPYFSNAPIGKIFGDAAKAAPVQVLGVHDQNIAQQITNALSEVERKGTAPGKAWENARKGVANTLG; encoded by the coding sequence ATGCCCATCGACCGAGCCGCCAGATCCACCACCGTCGCCGTCCGCCTCGGCGCGGTCGTCCTCAGCGGGGCGCTGCTCGCCGCCTGCGGAGGTTCGTCGGACGGGGCGGCCACGGACGGCGCGGGCGGAAAGGTCACGATCACCGTCGACCTCTTCGGCTCCTTCGGCTACAAGGAAGCCGGGCTCTACGCCGAGTACGAGAAGCTCCACCCCGGCGTCACCATCAAGCAGACGGACACGGAGGACGAGGCCGACTACTGGAAGTCCCTCCAGACCCGGCTCGCCGGCGGCGGCGGTCTCGCGGACGTCCAGGGCATCGAGGTGGGCCGGATCGCCTCCGTCACGCAGCAGCAGGCCGACAAGTTCGAGGACCTGAAGAAGTACGGGGCGGACGGCCTCAAGGGGCAGTTCGCCGAGGCGAAGTGGGCGGCGGCCACCGGGAAGAACGGCGAGGTCCTCGGACTCGGCACGGACGTCGGACCCGAGGCGATGTGCTACCGCAAGGACCTCTTCGCGAAGGCCGGGCTGCCGACGGACCGTGAGGAACTCGCGAAGCGGTGGTCCACCTGGGACGGCTATCTGGCGCTCGGGAAGCAGTACAAGGCGAAGGCCCCCGGCAAGAGCGCCTGGCTCGACAGCATCGGCAGCCTCTACTCGATCATGATCGGGCAGGAGGAGGAGCGCTACTACGACGCCTCAGGGAAGCTGATCTGGGAGGACAACCCGGCCCTGCGCGCCGCCTGGGACCACTCCGTCCAGGCCGCCGAGGGCGGGCTGAGCGCCGAGCTCGACCAGTGGTCCCCGCAGTGGAACCAGGCCTTCGCCGCCGGTTCCTTCGCCACGATCCCCTGCCCCGCCTGGATGCTCGGCTACATCAAGGGCCAGGCCGGCGAGAGCGGCAAGGGGAAGTGGGACATCGCGGCGCTCCCCGGCGGCGCCGGCAACTGGGGCGGCTCCTACCTCGCCGTGCCGAAGGCCGCGCAGCACAAGAAGGAGGCGTACGAGCTGATCAAGTGGCTCACCGCGCCCGAGCAGCAGACCAGGCTCTTCGAGAAGCAGGGCAACTTCCCCTCCTCCACCGGCGCGATCGAGAAGGTCGCCGCCGCCACGGACCCGTACTTCTCCAACGCGCCGATCGGCAAGATCTTCGGTGACGCGGCGAAGGCGGCCCCCGTCCAGGTCCTCGGCGTGCACGACCAGAACATCGCCCAGCAGATCACCAACGCGCTGAGCGAGGTCGAGCGCAAGGGCACGGCTCCCGGGAAGGCGTGGGAGAACGCGCGGAAGGGTGTCGCGAACACCCTCGGCTGA
- a CDS encoding LysR family transcriptional regulator: MDLELRHLKAIRAIADAGSLTRAATALGLAQPALSAQLKRIERALGGALFERGREGVRTTALGDLVLDRARVVLPAVCELQEEAVRFAREGSGGYRLGGTHGPLLGGLVDRLARTEPGSPVTTYTSWSEREIARGVTAGRLDFALVGVCGESAPPEAGRLAWTEVARDPVYVMLAADHPLASRTELDLAELAVEAWTDVPGDGCFGDCFAAACVRAGFTPACVYETDTASCVHLVQVGRAVGLCRATFPATPGIVTRPLSGAPLVWRHLLGWHPEGRAADRAATVLHHTRAAHAEALAHSAALGAPGHNAVAGAD, from the coding sequence ATGGACTTGGAGTTGAGGCACCTCAAGGCGATCAGGGCCATCGCGGACGCGGGCAGTCTCACGCGTGCCGCCACCGCGCTCGGTCTCGCGCAGCCCGCGCTCAGTGCCCAGCTCAAGCGGATCGAACGAGCCCTGGGCGGCGCGCTGTTCGAGCGGGGCCGGGAAGGCGTGCGGACCACGGCGCTCGGGGACCTGGTCCTCGACCGCGCCCGGGTCGTCCTGCCCGCCGTGTGCGAGCTGCAGGAGGAGGCGGTGCGGTTCGCCCGCGAGGGCTCCGGCGGCTACCGGCTCGGCGGCACCCACGGCCCGCTCCTCGGCGGCCTCGTCGACCGGCTCGCCCGCACCGAGCCCGGCTCGCCGGTGACCACGTACACCTCCTGGTCGGAGCGGGAGATCGCCCGCGGGGTCACCGCAGGACGGCTGGACTTCGCCCTGGTCGGCGTCTGCGGCGAGAGCGCGCCGCCCGAGGCGGGACGGCTCGCCTGGACGGAGGTGGCCCGCGACCCGGTGTACGTGATGCTGGCTGCCGACCACCCGCTGGCGTCCCGTACCGAACTCGACCTGGCCGAACTGGCGGTGGAGGCCTGGACCGACGTCCCGGGCGACGGCTGCTTCGGCGACTGCTTCGCCGCCGCCTGCGTCCGCGCGGGCTTCACCCCGGCCTGCGTGTACGAGACGGACACCGCCTCCTGTGTGCACCTGGTCCAGGTGGGGCGGGCCGTCGGCCTCTGCCGGGCCACCTTCCCCGCGACGCCGGGCATCGTGACCCGCCCCCTGTCCGGCGCCCCGCTCGTCTGGCGGCACCTCCTCGGCTGGCACCCCGAAGGGCGCGCGGCCGATCGGGCCGCGACCGTCCTGCACCACACCCGGGCCGCCCACGCGGAGGCACTCGCCCACAGCGCGGCCCTCGGCGCCCCGGGGCATAACGCCGTGGCAGGGGCCGACTGA
- a CDS encoding carbohydrate-binding protein produces MLRRHARTACTALVAAGMALAGLQAGTATAAPDGSPAAKTAARTLAADAAQPALLSAMQRDLGLTRPQALTRLANEAEAGATAALLRQSLGSAFAGAWVDGAESGTLTVATTRAADAAAIRATGANARLVPHGLTALERAKQALDRAATAEAPVRYVDVRANVLVVEETRAGAGGRLVEATGVPRDLVRVVRTDRAPRPLYDIRGGDAYYMGGGGRCSVGFAVTRGTTQGFATAGHCGRAGTTTSGFNQVAQGSFQGSVFPGNDMAWVAANTNWTATPYVKGSGGANVQVTGSVLQPVGASVCRSGSTTGWHCGTIQQHNTSVTYPEGTISGVTRTTVCAEPGDSGGSYISGSQAQGVTSGGSGNCSSGGTTFFQPLNPLLQNYGLTLKTTGTDPGPGPGEPQPGGTWAAGKVYAAGATVTYGGATYRCLQGHQAQTGWEPPNVPALWQRQ; encoded by the coding sequence ATGCTCCGACGACACGCCCGCACGGCGTGTACCGCGCTGGTCGCCGCCGGGATGGCGCTGGCCGGCCTCCAGGCCGGGACCGCCACCGCGGCCCCGGACGGGAGCCCGGCCGCGAAGACCGCCGCCCGGACCCTCGCCGCCGACGCCGCCCAGCCCGCACTCCTCTCCGCCATGCAGCGCGACCTGGGACTCACCCGCCCCCAGGCCCTGACCAGGCTCGCCAACGAGGCCGAGGCCGGCGCCACCGCCGCCCTGCTCCGCCAGAGCCTCGGCAGCGCCTTCGCCGGGGCCTGGGTGGACGGGGCGGAGTCCGGCACCCTGACCGTGGCCACCACCCGCGCCGCCGACGCCGCCGCGATACGTGCCACCGGCGCGAACGCCCGGCTCGTCCCGCACGGCCTGACCGCCCTGGAGCGGGCCAAGCAGGCCCTGGACCGGGCCGCCACCGCCGAGGCGCCCGTGCGCTACGTCGACGTGCGCGCCAACGTCCTCGTCGTCGAGGAGACCCGGGCCGGCGCCGGGGGGCGGCTCGTCGAGGCCACCGGAGTCCCGCGTGACCTCGTACGGGTCGTGAGGACAGACCGGGCACCCCGACCGCTGTACGACATCCGGGGCGGCGACGCGTACTACATGGGGGGCGGCGGCCGCTGCTCCGTCGGCTTCGCGGTGACCCGCGGCACGACCCAGGGGTTCGCCACGGCCGGACACTGCGGCCGCGCGGGCACCACGACCAGCGGCTTCAACCAGGTCGCCCAGGGCAGCTTCCAGGGCTCGGTCTTCCCCGGCAACGACATGGCCTGGGTGGCCGCCAACACCAACTGGACCGCCACCCCGTACGTCAAGGGCTCCGGCGGCGCGAACGTCCAGGTGACCGGGTCGGTCCTCCAGCCCGTCGGCGCGTCCGTCTGCCGCTCCGGCTCGACCACCGGCTGGCACTGCGGCACGATCCAGCAGCACAACACCAGCGTCACCTACCCGGAGGGCACCATCTCCGGCGTGACCCGCACGACGGTCTGCGCCGAGCCCGGCGACTCCGGAGGCTCGTACATCTCCGGCAGCCAGGCCCAGGGCGTCACCTCGGGCGGCTCGGGCAACTGCTCCAGCGGCGGCACGACCTTCTTCCAGCCGCTGAACCCGCTGCTGCAGAACTACGGCCTGACCCTGAAGACCACCGGAACCGACCCGGGCCCCGGGCCCGGTGAACCGCAGCCGGGCGGCACCTGGGCGGCGGGCAAGGTCTACGCGGCCGGCGCCACGGTCACGTACGGCGGCGCGACCTACCGCTGTCTCCAGGGCCACCAGGCCCAGACCGGCTGGGAGCCGCCGAACGTCCCGGCTCTGTGGCAGCGCCAGTGA